From a region of the Salminus brasiliensis chromosome 4, fSalBra1.hap2, whole genome shotgun sequence genome:
- the pygl gene encoding glycogen phosphorylase, liver form, whose translation MAAPLTDQEKRKQISIRGIVGVENVAELKKGFNRHLHFTLVKDRNVATARDYYFALAHTVRDHLVGRWIRTQQFYYETDPKRVYYLSLEFYMGRALQNTMVNLGLQNACDEAIYQLGLDMEDLEDMEEDAGLGNGGLGRLAACFLDSMATLGLAAYGYGIRYEYGIFNQRIKDGWQVEEADDWLRHGNPWEKARPEYMLPVHFYGRVEETEEGSKWVDTQVVLAMPYDTPIPGYMNNTVNTMRLWSARAPNDFNLRDFNVGDYIQAVLDRNLAENISRVLYPNDNFFEGKELRLKQEYFVVAATLQDVIRRFKTSKRNCSDPLSFDGFPEKVAIQLNDTHPAMAIPELMRIFVDIEKLDWDRAWDITKRTFAYTNHTVLPEALERWPVRLLETLLPRHLQIIYRINQMHLDHIVSLFPGDLDRMRRMSLVEEDGEKKVNMAHLCIVGSHAVNGVAEIHSSIIKTDVFRDFSELEPEKFQNKTNGITPRRWLLLCNPGLADLIAEAIGEEYVKDLMQLQKLNDLVDDDTFIRDVSKVKQDNKLKFAQYLEKEYQVKINPASMFDVHVKRIHEYKRQLLNCLHVITMYNRIRAKPTAPFVPRTVIIGGKAAPGYHMAKMIIRLITSVAHVINNDPIVGNKLKVIFLENYRVSLAEKVIPATDLSEQISTAGTEASGTGNMKFMLNGALTIGTLDGANVEMAEEAGQENLFIFGMTVDEVAAMDKEGYDAIQYYKSIPELKQVIDQIKTGFFSPKQPELFSDIINMLFNHDRFKVFADYESYVKCQEKVSALYEEPKKWTQMVIKNIAASGKFSSDRTITDYATQIWGVEPTDLKIPPPSEPREAIEETARALRKI comes from the exons ATGGCCGCTCCGCTCACCGACCAGGAGAAACGCAAGCAAATCAGCATCAGGGGCATCGTGGGGGTGGAGAACGTGGCCGAGCTGAAGAAAGGCTTCAACCGACACCTGCACTTCACCCTCGTTAAAGACCGCAATGTGGCCACGGCGCGCGATTACTACTTCGCGCTCGCGCATACAGTGCGTGATCACCTGGTGGGGCGCTGGATCCGCACCCAGCAGTTCTACTACGAGACGGATCCCAAG CGTGTGTATTATCTCTCTCTGGAGTTCTACATGGGGAGGGCTCTGCAGAACACCATGGTCAATTTAGGACTGCAGAATGCTTGCGATGAGGCCATCTACCAG TTGGGTTTGGATATGGAGGATTTGGAGGATATGGAAGAGGACGCTGGATTAGGGAACGGAGGACTGGGTCGGCTGGCAG CATGTTTCTTGGACTCCATGGCAACACTGGGCCTTGCTGCATATGGGTATGGGATCCGTTATGAATACGGGATCTTCAACCAGAGAATCAAAGATGGCTGGCAG GTGGAGGAGGCTGATGATTGGCTAAGGCATGGGAACCCATGGGAGAAAGCTCGCCCTGAGTACATGCTGCCAGTGCATTTCTATGGACGAGTGGAGGAGACTGAGGAGGGGTCCAAATGGGTTGATACACAG GTGGTACTGGCAATGCCCTATGACACACCTATCCCTGGCTACATGAACAACACTGTGAACACCATGAGACTGTGGTCTGCACGTGCTCCAAACGACTTTAACCTCAGAGACT TCAACGTTGGTGATTATATTCAGGCAGTTCTGGACCGAAACCTGGCTGAGAACATTTCCAGAGTGCTCTACCCCAACGACAAc TTTTTTGAAGGTAAGGAGCTCCGACTGAAGCAGGAATACTTTGTGGTGGCAGCAACACTACAGGACGTGATTCGGCGCTTCAAGACCTCAAAGAGAAATTGCTCTGATCCACTGTCTTTTGACGGCTTCCCTGAAAAG GTTGCCATCCAGCTGAATGACACACACCCTGCTATGGCCATCCCTGAGCTCATGAGGATCTTTGTGGACATTGAGAAACTGGACTGGGACAGG gcATGGGATATTACAAAGCGTACATTTGCATACACCAATCATACCGTGCTCCCAGAGGCTCTGGAGCGCTGGCCTGTCCGACTGCTGGAGACACTCCTACCACGCCATCTACAGATCATATATCGGATCAACCAGATGCACCTGGAC CACATAGTGTCTCTGTTCCCGGGGGATTTGGATCGTATGCGCAGGATGTCTCTGGTAGAGGAGGACGGAGAGAAGAAAGTGAACATGGCCCACCTCTGCATTGTCGGGTCCCATGCTGTTAATGGTGTCGCAGAGATCCACTCCAGCATCATCAAAACTGACGT ATTCCGAGATTTCAGTGAGTTGGAACCAGAAAAGTTCCAGAACAAAACGAATGGAATCACACCTCGGCGCTGGCTGCTGCTCTGCAACCCTGGACTTGCTGACCTGATCGcagag GCGATTGGAGAGGAGTACGTCAAAGACCTGATGCAGTTACAGAAGCTGAATGATCTAGTGGATGACGATACATTCATCAGAGACGTATCTAAAGTCAAACAG gaCAACAAGCTGAAGTTTGCACAGTATTTGGAGAAGGAGTACCAGGTGAAGATAAATCCTGCCTCTATGTTTGATGTTCACGTGAAGAGAATCCATGAGTACAAACGACAGCTCCTCAACTGCCTTCATGTCATCACTATGTACAACC GCATCAGGGCCAAGCCAACTGCACCGTTTGTTCCACGCACGGTCATCATTGGTGGCAAg GCTGCTCCTGGCTACCACATGGCTAAGATGATTATCAGGCTTATCACGTCTGTTGCTCATGTCATCAATAATGACCCCATTGTTGGCAACAAGCTCAAAGTCATTTTCCTGGAGAACTATAGAGTCTCTCTGGCAGAGAAAG TGATCCCTGCCACAGACCTGTCTGAGCAGATCTCCACAGCAGGCACAGAGGCTTCTGGTACAGGTAACATGAAGTTCATGCTGAATGGAGCTCTGACCATCGGCACCCTGGATGGAGCCAACGTAGAGATGGCCGAGGAGGCTGGCCAGGAAAACCTCTTCATCTTCGGCATGACTGTGGATGAAGTGGCTGCTATGGACAAAGAAGG CTATGATGCGATACAGTACTATAAGAGCATCCCGGAGCTGAAGCAGGTCATTGACCAGATTAAAACTGGCTTCTTTTCACCCAAACAACCTGAGCTGTTCTCCGACATCATCAACATGCTATTCAACCATGACCG CTTTAAGGTCTTTGCTGACTACGAGTCCTATGTCAAATGTCAAGAGAAAGTCAGCGCTCTGTATGAG GAACCGAAGAAATGGACTCAAATGGTGATTAAGAACATCGCTGCTTCTGGAAAATTCTCCAGCGACCGCACAATCACAGACTATGCCACTCAAATATGGGGGGTGGAGCCAACTGACCTGAAGATTCCGCCCCCCAGCGAGCCCCGTGAAGCTATAGAGGAAACCGCACGTGCGCTCCGCAAGATCTGA